One genomic segment of Spirochaeta cellobiosiphila DSM 17781 includes these proteins:
- a CDS encoding carbohydrate ABC transporter permease, with translation MPTKDINRGYYYFLIPGLILFLLIIGIPFLMNIGISLTKWNGIGKMEWVGLSNYKAVLTDKIFWASFRNNVAMIFSVVVVPTLGGLMLAVLLFDYVSVKISHSLTSVLRAGYYLPQILPVAIAGVVWGWILNPNYGALNWLLDNGGLSQFTHNWLGEKATALPSVMMIMIWFQLGYPLVIFMSAMQRVDPQILEAALIDGANWFQRFKIIMVLIFPEISVVVLTTTIHALKIFAQIFVLTRGGPGHATLVPSYFAYQNFFEKAKVGYGSAISTVMTTLILLLTLVFIRIQFKQEKESGV, from the coding sequence ATGCCAACAAAAGACATTAACCGTGGATATTATTATTTTCTCATACCTGGTCTTATCTTATTCCTTTTAATCATAGGAATTCCCTTTCTCATGAATATAGGAATAAGTCTAACCAAGTGGAATGGAATTGGAAAAATGGAGTGGGTCGGTTTAAGCAATTATAAAGCCGTCTTAACTGATAAAATATTTTGGGCTTCTTTTAGGAATAACGTGGCTATGATATTTTCTGTCGTTGTTGTTCCCACTTTGGGAGGCCTTATGTTAGCTGTACTCTTATTTGATTATGTGAGTGTCAAAATAAGCCATAGCTTAACAAGTGTACTAAGAGCAGGATACTATCTTCCCCAGATATTACCTGTAGCTATTGCCGGTGTGGTATGGGGATGGATCTTGAATCCAAATTATGGAGCCTTAAATTGGCTTCTCGATAATGGTGGTCTTTCTCAGTTTACTCACAATTGGTTAGGGGAGAAAGCAACCGCCCTTCCCAGTGTCATGATGATTATGATCTGGTTTCAATTGGGCTATCCTTTAGTTATCTTCATGTCTGCTATGCAGAGGGTAGATCCGCAAATCCTGGAAGCTGCCTTGATTGATGGAGCCAATTGGTTTCAGCGTTTTAAGATTATTATGGTTTTGATCTTTCCAGAGATAAGTGTGGTCGTCCTTACGACAACTATCCATGCTTTAAAGATTTTTGCTCAGATCTTCGTATTAACAAGAGGTGGTCCAGGACATGCCACCTTAGTTCCTTCTTATTTTGCTTATCAGAACTTCTTTGAAAAAGCCAAAGTTGGATATGGTTCAGCCATATCTACTGTTATGACTACTTTGATATTACTCCTGACTTTAGTGTTTATCAGAATACAGTTCAAGCAGGAAAAGGAGAGTGGAGTATGA
- a CDS encoding iron-containing alcohol dehydrogenase, whose amino-acid sequence MNNFQYYAPTEVVFGKDTEKHVGESIKKYGGTKVLVLYGGGSVVRSGLLGKIKASLDSSDLSYCELGGVVPNPVLSKVYEGIELCKDQGVDYLLAIGGGSVFDTAKAIGYGVTNEGDVWDFYAKKRTPQGCLPIGGVLTIAAAGSEMSNSSVITKEEGQLKRGCNSDYSRCQFVIMNPELTYTVPPYQTSAGTVDIMMHTLERYFSPGLSMDITDRIAEGLLKTVIHYGKALIDNPQDYNARAEILWASSLSHNGLTGCGVSGDWACHQLEHELSGMFGVTHGAGLAAIWSSWARYVYKENPQRFVQLGTNVFGLPLNLSNPEAGALDAIKAMEDFFHSINMPISIKEMDIEIRDDQIKELTQKCSFDKTRTIGTFKVLQTQDMEAIYRLASQ is encoded by the coding sequence ATGAATAATTTTCAATACTACGCACCCACTGAAGTTGTGTTTGGCAAAGATACAGAAAAACATGTTGGGGAATCAATAAAAAAATATGGTGGAACAAAGGTGCTTGTTCTCTACGGCGGAGGAAGTGTTGTCCGTTCTGGTTTACTAGGGAAGATAAAAGCATCTCTTGACTCTTCGGACCTCTCTTATTGTGAGTTGGGTGGGGTTGTTCCTAATCCCGTTCTCTCAAAGGTTTATGAAGGCATTGAGCTCTGTAAAGATCAAGGTGTTGACTATCTCCTTGCCATAGGAGGAGGGAGTGTCTTTGATACGGCCAAAGCTATTGGGTATGGAGTGACTAACGAAGGTGATGTCTGGGATTTTTATGCTAAAAAGAGAACACCTCAAGGTTGCCTTCCTATTGGAGGAGTCTTAACCATTGCTGCAGCAGGAAGTGAGATGAGTAATTCTTCTGTTATTACCAAGGAAGAAGGACAATTAAAGAGAGGATGTAACTCCGATTATAGCCGTTGCCAATTTGTGATAATGAATCCTGAACTGACCTATACGGTCCCCCCTTATCAGACGTCAGCTGGAACTGTGGATATAATGATGCATACCTTGGAAAGGTATTTTTCCCCTGGTTTGTCCATGGATATTACGGATAGGATAGCAGAGGGTCTCTTAAAAACTGTTATTCATTATGGAAAAGCACTTATTGACAATCCCCAGGATTATAATGCCAGGGCAGAAATCTTATGGGCCTCCAGTTTATCCCATAACGGATTAACAGGATGTGGTGTCTCTGGAGACTGGGCCTGTCATCAACTGGAACATGAATTAAGTGGTATGTTCGGCGTGACCCATGGAGCTGGATTAGCTGCCATCTGGAGTAGTTGGGCCCGTTATGTTTATAAGGAAAACCCTCAACGTTTTGTTCAGTTAGGTACGAATGTATTTGGTTTGCCCCTTAATTTATCTAATCCTGAAGCTGGCGCTCTTGATGCAATAAAGGCTATGGAAGACTTTTTCCATTCCATTAATATGCCCATCAGTATAAAAGAAATGGATATAGAAATACGAGATGATCAAATCAAGGAACTAACTCAAAAATGCAGCTTTGATAAGACCCGAACAATTGGAACTTTTAAAGTATTGCAAACACAGGATATGGAAGCTATCTATAGATTGGCTTCCCAATAG
- a CDS encoding carbohydrate ABC transporter permease, with product MNQVSLMGTISKLTKLVTVLFLLLLLFVMLFPFLIVIINSIKTPAEYAANGPMALPHEIYFGSIIAFWQRVSFHEKLWNSLVISLSVAVFAVLISMLNAFALGIGKVKGRYFFLIFFIIANTLPHESLVYPLYYLTKGIGLYDTKTAVIIIFTAIQAAFGTFLLTNVFHSFPTSLVEAALVDGASKPKILFSIVAPISAPSLSVLFTFFFIWTWNEFFLPLILLISNSNQTVPIAISLTQGQHNMDVTTASASALLGMLPCLIFFIFFQRTLSRGITAGSIK from the coding sequence ATGAACCAGGTCAGCTTAATGGGAACTATCTCTAAACTAACGAAGTTAGTGACTGTTCTCTTTTTACTTCTTCTCTTATTTGTGATGCTCTTTCCTTTTTTAATAGTGATCATTAATTCGATCAAAACACCCGCAGAATATGCCGCCAATGGTCCAATGGCTTTGCCTCACGAGATCTACTTTGGTAGTATAATTGCCTTTTGGCAGAGGGTTAGTTTTCATGAAAAGTTGTGGAATAGTTTGGTTATTAGCCTCTCGGTGGCTGTGTTTGCTGTGCTTATCTCCATGTTGAATGCCTTTGCTTTGGGAATTGGAAAAGTTAAAGGGCGATACTTTTTCTTAATCTTTTTTATCATAGCTAATACATTGCCCCATGAATCTTTGGTTTATCCTTTATATTATCTGACTAAGGGTATAGGACTCTATGATACCAAAACAGCTGTTATCATCATCTTTACGGCTATACAAGCTGCTTTTGGAACCTTCCTTTTGACCAATGTATTTCATTCTTTTCCCACTTCCTTAGTAGAAGCCGCATTGGTTGACGGGGCTAGCAAGCCTAAAATACTCTTCAGTATCGTGGCCCCTATCTCAGCACCCAGCTTGTCTGTGTTGTTCACTTTTTTCTTTATATGGACATGGAATGAGTTCTTTCTCCCCTTGATATTACTCATATCCAACAGCAATCAAACGGTCCCTATTGCTATATCACTTACCCAGGGCCAACACAATATGGATGTTACAACTGCCAGTGCTTCTGCCCTGTTGGGAATGTTACCCTGTCTCATTTTCTTTATTTTCTTTCAAAGGACATTGAGCCGTGGAATCACCGCAGGAAGCATCAAATAA
- a CDS encoding M48 family metallopeptidase, whose amino-acid sequence MDITFKSTNMESLNREYQQLAALIQEQFLDQIKEAQQKNDSALVERLSRQLQDNIEKLSTTFQSKHKALYSEILIYQKDLCSLNLDRVVYEGDRDYLLGFEQDPDLGLALRQKEDVIISLQPNKKRLEVSVRLTSESSPDIYKIGEKCRDILGFKRDIELYVYEDEKMRAFSYLLKDNNVHIFLSSGLLEKLNHAELTNVIGHELGHALFSHHNYPTEYLMEIGIDYLSSFQRMKLYSWRRSAEISADRIGLLCCQNLKAAFSSFQKLYPDAIRASRSFNIRDISPLIGDNTSNEEYWYYTHPLIPIRIKALDLYEKSQVYRQLSGQKGGSLSRDDMEKDIKQMLSLMDPPLLADESEFPDLIQKYTFLAGYILLRTSHRREDFKLQSLKSLTSEEVFTSTLKAFGDKDKEIIEAELRSLSSTMNIILSPVQKRNLLLELLPICSVEDEIDRKVIKMLYDLSYMLQIDSEFIDRVLADEAKI is encoded by the coding sequence GTGGACATAACATTTAAGTCAACAAATATGGAATCGCTAAATAGGGAGTATCAGCAATTAGCTGCTTTAATTCAAGAGCAATTTCTAGACCAGATAAAGGAAGCCCAACAGAAGAATGATAGCGCTCTTGTTGAAAGGCTTAGTCGTCAACTACAGGACAATATCGAAAAATTATCCACGACTTTTCAGTCAAAGCATAAAGCTCTTTATAGTGAAATCCTTATTTATCAAAAGGATTTATGTTCTCTGAATTTGGATCGAGTTGTGTATGAGGGGGATAGAGATTATTTGCTTGGTTTTGAACAAGATCCGGACTTGGGATTGGCCTTGCGCCAAAAGGAAGACGTAATTATCTCCTTACAACCAAATAAGAAGAGATTAGAAGTAAGTGTGAGATTAACTTCGGAATCCTCCCCGGATATATATAAAATAGGGGAGAAGTGTAGGGATATCCTCGGCTTTAAAAGGGATATAGAGTTATATGTCTACGAGGACGAAAAAATGCGAGCTTTTTCCTATCTTCTGAAGGACAATAATGTACATATCTTTCTCTCTTCTGGTCTATTGGAAAAGCTTAATCATGCGGAACTAACAAATGTTATAGGACATGAATTAGGACATGCCCTATTCTCCCACCATAATTATCCTACTGAATACTTGATGGAAATTGGTATTGATTATTTATCCTCTTTCCAAAGGATGAAGCTATATTCCTGGAGAAGAAGTGCAGAAATAAGTGCTGATCGTATAGGTTTGTTATGCTGCCAAAACTTGAAGGCCGCATTTAGTAGTTTTCAGAAACTGTACCCAGATGCTATAAGAGCTTCCAGGAGCTTTAACATAAGGGATATCTCTCCGCTGATAGGTGATAATACATCCAATGAAGAATATTGGTATTATACTCACCCCCTGATTCCCATAAGAATCAAAGCTCTGGATTTGTATGAAAAGAGTCAAGTATATAGGCAATTGTCAGGGCAGAAGGGCGGGAGCCTCTCTAGAGATGATATGGAGAAGGATATAAAACAAATGCTATCTCTAATGGATCCCCCCTTATTAGCTGATGAGTCTGAATTTCCCGATCTTATTCAAAAGTATACCTTTCTAGCAGGATATATCCTATTAAGAACTTCTCATAGAAGGGAAGACTTCAAGCTTCAGTCTCTAAAATCATTAACAAGCGAAGAAGTATTTACCTCCACCCTTAAAGCTTTTGGAGACAAAGATAAAGAAATCATCGAAGCAGAATTAAGAAGTTTGTCTTCCACTATGAATATTATATTGTCACCTGTACAAAAGAGAAACCTTCTTCTTGAATTGCTGCCTATTTGCTCCGTGGAGGATGAAATAGATAGAAAAGTCATAAAAATGTTATATGATTTATCCTATATGCTTCAGATAGACTCTGAGTTTATTGATCGGGTCTTAGCGGATGAGGCTAAGATTTAG
- the yicI gene encoding alpha-xylosidase, producing MKFTEGQWLIKSEYNTLRLATVFDSQFDGSKYSLYVSSKPIETRANTIDQGSLTFEIEAPIPEVFKIRIYHHKGTSDSKVHFTLNTEEKGLLECLPGEHVDVLKNGKAEIHINKDDVDLSFYYDGQYLTGSKSNYSYYHVNRENTPFMVHQLGLTVGESIYGLGERFTPFVKNGQVVDMWNEDGGTSSQISYKNIPFYLSSRKYGIFVNEPGLVSFEVGSENVQRVQFSKEGESLEYYYMPGKDLKAVLSRYTSLTGKPPVPPFWSFGLWLSTSFTTNYDEATVMGYIDRMEKENIPLSVFHFDCYWMQEFQWTDFIWDKRTFPDPKGMLGRIRDRGIHTCVWINPYIAQKSRLFDEAAQLGYLLKKPKGDVWQWDRWQAGMGIVDFTNPKAVEWYQKYLGELIDMGVDTFKTDFGERIPTDVEYFNGADPQLMHNYYPYLYNKAVYDLIVSKKGAEEAMVFARSATVGGQSFPVHWGGDCWATYESMSESLRGGLSLCLSGFGYWSHDIGGFEETATPDLYKRWCAFGMLSSHSRLHGSTSVRVPWAFDEEACRVLSFFTHLKLALMPYLYGQAWNTSLHGHPMMRAMVLEYPDDPLCHNLDRQYFLGENLLVAPIFNAEGKGSVYLPQGRWTNYLTGEVVEGPVYRQEVHDYFSLPLYVRENSIIPTFSSDDTTEYDPNEAITWNVYELETEGEAHIRSTAGESLLSLSVKKEGSTLVVSSPGSLKKGDILLHNIKSVHNKDLDTELTPKGLLIKNALEIKDFTIKL from the coding sequence ATGAAATTTACTGAGGGCCAATGGCTCATTAAAAGTGAGTACAACACATTACGGTTGGCTACTGTCTTTGATAGCCAATTTGATGGTTCTAAATATTCTCTTTATGTCTCATCAAAACCAATAGAGACAAGAGCTAATACCATAGATCAAGGATCATTAACCTTCGAAATAGAAGCTCCTATTCCTGAAGTGTTTAAGATACGTATATATCATCATAAAGGAACTAGTGATTCAAAGGTTCACTTCACCCTAAATACAGAAGAGAAGGGTTTATTGGAATGTCTGCCTGGTGAACATGTGGATGTTCTTAAAAACGGTAAGGCAGAAATCCATATTAATAAGGATGATGTGGACTTATCTTTTTATTACGATGGACAGTATCTCACTGGTTCGAAAAGTAATTATAGCTATTATCATGTGAATAGGGAAAACACACCCTTTATGGTTCATCAATTGGGTTTAACTGTCGGAGAATCCATATATGGTTTAGGTGAACGTTTCACTCCTTTTGTCAAGAATGGACAAGTGGTTGATATGTGGAATGAAGATGGGGGTACCAGTTCTCAAATATCTTACAAGAACATACCTTTCTATCTGTCCAGCCGTAAATATGGAATATTCGTGAATGAACCGGGCCTTGTCTCTTTTGAGGTCGGTTCCGAGAATGTACAACGAGTTCAATTTTCGAAGGAAGGGGAGAGCCTTGAATATTACTATATGCCTGGAAAGGATTTAAAAGCCGTACTTAGCCGTTATACCTCCTTAACCGGTAAACCTCCTGTGCCTCCTTTCTGGTCTTTTGGACTTTGGCTGTCCACTTCCTTCACTACTAACTATGATGAAGCTACGGTAATGGGCTATATCGATCGAATGGAAAAGGAAAATATCCCCTTATCTGTCTTTCACTTTGACTGTTACTGGATGCAGGAATTCCAGTGGACGGACTTCATCTGGGATAAAAGGACCTTTCCTGATCCAAAGGGTATGCTAGGTCGTATTCGAGATAGAGGTATACATACCTGTGTTTGGATCAATCCCTATATTGCTCAAAAGTCCCGACTCTTCGATGAAGCAGCCCAGTTAGGCTATCTTTTAAAAAAGCCTAAGGGAGATGTGTGGCAATGGGATCGTTGGCAAGCGGGTATGGGCATAGTAGATTTCACTAATCCTAAGGCCGTTGAATGGTATCAAAAGTATCTAGGGGAATTAATAGATATGGGTGTGGATACCTTTAAGACAGACTTTGGGGAACGTATCCCCACGGATGTGGAATACTTCAATGGGGCTGATCCTCAATTGATGCATAACTATTATCCCTACCTTTATAATAAAGCTGTTTATGATTTGATTGTGAGTAAGAAGGGCGCCGAGGAAGCGATGGTTTTTGCCCGCTCTGCCACAGTGGGAGGACAGAGCTTTCCTGTTCACTGGGGAGGTGATTGTTGGGCTACCTATGAATCCATGTCAGAAAGCTTGCGAGGAGGATTATCTCTTTGCCTAAGTGGCTTCGGCTATTGGAGCCATGATATTGGCGGATTTGAAGAAACAGCAACTCCTGATCTGTATAAGAGGTGGTGTGCCTTTGGTATGTTATCCTCCCATAGCCGTTTACATGGTAGTACTTCCGTAAGAGTTCCGTGGGCCTTTGATGAAGAAGCCTGTCGAGTTCTTAGCTTTTTTACCCATCTGAAGTTAGCTTTGATGCCCTATCTCTACGGCCAAGCCTGGAATACTTCCTTGCACGGTCATCCTATGATGAGAGCTATGGTCTTAGAATATCCTGATGATCCCTTATGTCATAATCTAGATAGGCAATACTTCCTTGGGGAAAATCTCCTTGTAGCTCCAATTTTTAATGCAGAAGGAAAGGGGTCTGTGTATCTACCACAAGGACGCTGGACGAATTACCTTACAGGTGAAGTTGTAGAAGGCCCTGTCTACAGACAGGAAGTTCATGACTACTTTAGCCTTCCCTTATATGTAAGAGAAAACAGCATCATTCCTACTTTCTCTTCTGATGACACAACTGAATATGATCCCAATGAAGCTATCACTTGGAATGTGTATGAATTGGAAACAGAGGGGGAAGCTCATATTAGGAGTACAGCAGGAGAGAGTCTTCTCAGTCTGTCTGTGAAAAAAGAAGGTTCAACCTTGGTCGTAAGTAGTCCAGGAAGCTTAAAGAAGGGAGATATTTTGCTTCACAATATCAAATCTGTGCACAATAAGGATTTGGATACGGAGCTAACGCCTAAAGGATTGCTTATTAAAAATGCCTTAGAGATTAAGGATTTCACTATAAAACTATAG
- a CDS encoding ABC transporter substrate-binding protein: MAKTRFTVLMFLCISLGFSLYANGSQESSNSFQVWHYESETGAMGKAWAEAMRQFEETHPGVTLDFEEKGFEQIRQTAGMVLNSKEAPTILEYNKGNATAGLLSSQGLLTDLSSVAQERGWDDILGSSLALTSRYSDGVMGSGNLYGVTNYGEYVMVYYNKDMFKKQGVKVPKTLAEFEAVMDKFAASGITPLATAGAEYPAQQVFYELVLSQANTKWLRSYQLYEGDVNFKGKEFTYGANKMVEWMDKGYMSPDAVSMKAEDMGLAFEGGTNPIMISGSWWFGRFMEEITDFDWGVFIFPGNQFHPGSGGNLWIVPEGASNKELAYDFIDITLQQDVQTLLGNAGGIPINADLTQIKDPKIKELIAGFNAIIDKDGLAFYPDWPVPGYYDTLVAEVQNLMSQDKSVDEVLSSLSEAYYNR, encoded by the coding sequence ATGGCTAAAACAAGATTCACTGTCCTAATGTTTCTCTGCATTTCTTTAGGTTTTTCCCTATACGCTAATGGTTCCCAGGAAAGCAGTAATAGCTTTCAGGTGTGGCACTATGAATCAGAAACAGGAGCTATGGGTAAAGCATGGGCAGAGGCGATGCGACAGTTCGAAGAAACACATCCTGGTGTAACGCTGGATTTTGAAGAAAAAGGTTTTGAACAAATCAGACAAACAGCAGGAATGGTTCTTAATTCAAAAGAAGCACCTACTATATTGGAATATAACAAAGGTAATGCCACCGCTGGACTTTTATCCAGTCAAGGATTGCTAACGGACTTGTCCTCTGTAGCCCAAGAAAGGGGATGGGATGATATTCTTGGCTCCAGTTTGGCATTAACTAGCCGTTATTCTGATGGGGTCATGGGTTCTGGTAATCTGTATGGCGTTACCAATTATGGGGAATATGTCATGGTCTACTACAACAAGGACATGTTCAAGAAACAAGGGGTGAAAGTTCCTAAGACTTTAGCTGAGTTTGAAGCAGTGATGGATAAGTTTGCCGCTTCCGGGATTACTCCTTTAGCCACTGCTGGTGCCGAATATCCTGCTCAACAAGTATTCTATGAATTGGTCCTGAGCCAAGCCAATACAAAATGGCTTCGTTCTTATCAGCTTTATGAAGGGGATGTTAATTTTAAAGGTAAAGAGTTCACCTATGGCGCTAATAAGATGGTGGAATGGATGGACAAGGGGTATATGAGTCCTGATGCTGTAAGTATGAAAGCAGAAGACATGGGCTTAGCTTTTGAAGGAGGAACCAATCCTATCATGATTAGTGGTAGTTGGTGGTTCGGTCGGTTTATGGAAGAAATCACCGACTTTGATTGGGGAGTCTTTATCTTTCCCGGTAATCAATTTCACCCAGGTTCCGGTGGTAATCTCTGGATTGTTCCCGAAGGAGCCAGTAACAAAGAACTAGCCTATGATTTTATTGACATTACCTTACAACAGGATGTTCAGACTCTATTAGGAAATGCTGGTGGTATTCCCATTAATGCAGATCTTACCCAAATCAAAGATCCTAAAATTAAGGAATTAATAGCAGGCTTTAACGCCATCATTGACAAAGATGGATTGGCTTTTTATCCCGATTGGCCTGTGCCAGGTTACTATGACACCCTTGTAGCGGAAGTTCAGAACTTGATGAGTCAAGACAAGTCTGTCGATGAAGTTCTCTCAAGCTTATCAGAAGCTTACTATAATCGTTAA
- a CDS encoding LacI family DNA-binding transcriptional regulator: protein MATIKDIAQKAGVSVSTVSYVISGARPISDKVKIKVRAAMKELGYMPNPMARGLAGKKTRILALIMNPPERGMGMTEMELITKAAEAAREMNYHLVLLSENFEDISQLEEIIDQRLFDGFILFEIYENDKRVELFQHKSIPYILIGQCEKAQPKNVVDIDFEKMSIDCLEYLAKGKFHNILFINQSQAVADIGYGPSVKVPYYLKKYAQPKGMSFSERHAHSNKNDGYQVFKEAYQLNPQIDIVLIMNDKAIPGVIKAMNELSLHIPHDISLITLLSSQQVTELFNPSLTCMEIPSRALGYIGIKHLIQMIEGKEIIDKPILVPSSIKLQESTPVIN from the coding sequence ATGGCAACAATCAAAGACATAGCACAAAAGGCAGGAGTTTCTGTTAGCACCGTATCCTATGTTATCAGTGGTGCCAGACCTATATCTGATAAAGTAAAGATCAAAGTGAGAGCGGCCATGAAAGAGCTGGGTTACATGCCCAATCCTATGGCCAGAGGACTGGCAGGGAAGAAAACCAGAATATTAGCATTAATCATGAATCCTCCAGAACGGGGTATGGGGATGACTGAAATGGAATTGATTACCAAAGCTGCTGAGGCGGCTCGGGAGATGAATTACCACCTTGTTCTCTTATCTGAGAATTTTGAAGACATCAGTCAGCTTGAAGAAATCATTGATCAAAGGTTATTTGATGGTTTTATCCTTTTTGAAATCTACGAAAATGATAAAAGGGTGGAATTATTTCAACATAAGAGCATCCCCTACATTCTGATTGGGCAATGCGAAAAAGCCCAGCCAAAGAATGTTGTCGATATAGATTTTGAGAAAATGTCCATCGATTGTCTGGAGTATCTAGCTAAGGGTAAGTTCCACAATATACTCTTTATCAATCAGTCTCAGGCTGTGGCTGATATTGGATATGGACCGTCTGTCAAGGTTCCTTATTATCTAAAAAAATATGCTCAACCCAAAGGTATGAGTTTTAGTGAACGACATGCTCATTCAAACAAAAATGATGGATACCAGGTATTTAAAGAAGCCTATCAGTTGAATCCTCAAATAGATATCGTTCTTATTATGAATGACAAAGCCATTCCCGGGGTCATAAAAGCCATGAACGAACTGAGCTTACATATCCCCCATGATATATCCTTGATCACTCTTCTGAGTTCTCAACAAGTGACAGAATTATTTAATCCTTCCCTAACCTGTATGGAAATCCCCAGTAGGGCTCTAGGTTATATAGGCATTAAACATCTCATTCAAATGATTGAAGGAAAAGAAATTATAGATAAGCCTATCCTTGTCCCTTCCTCTATTAAGCTCCAAGAAAGCACTCCTGTTATCAATTAA
- a CDS encoding outer membrane beta-barrel protein — translation MNKKYLVTLTLSLLFIWPLAAIDTSKIETGFLFSTSDISLDLEGYEGGLGIKWLYENMALRTSAHLLLDYSTDNDPGISEQGWGLGTTFEWHFKEGRVSPYTGFGLCYDHSSEKIQTDSTNWTEDIMDKVTFGPILGGELTVLDNVSLFAEYQLAMIFEWPTKKTTTDNNTKTTKEDEGWLLDLGLGNQGMLGIVIYF, via the coding sequence ATGAATAAAAAATATTTAGTTACGTTAACCCTTAGTCTATTATTTATATGGCCCTTAGCCGCTATTGATACAAGCAAAATTGAAACAGGCTTTTTGTTTAGCACATCTGACATATCCTTAGATCTGGAAGGTTATGAAGGTGGTCTGGGAATCAAGTGGCTATATGAAAACATGGCCCTAAGGACATCTGCTCATCTTCTCCTCGATTATTCAACAGACAATGATCCAGGAATCAGTGAACAAGGTTGGGGCTTAGGAACGACTTTTGAATGGCACTTCAAGGAAGGACGTGTCTCTCCCTACACAGGATTTGGTCTATGCTATGATCACAGTAGTGAAAAGATCCAAACAGATAGTACCAACTGGACAGAAGACATTATGGACAAGGTGACTTTTGGGCCTATTCTAGGTGGAGAGCTTACAGTACTGGATAATGTATCTCTGTTTGCAGAGTATCAGTTAGCTATGATATTTGAATGGCCAACCAAAAAAACAACAACCGATAACAATACCAAAACAACTAAGGAAGACGAAGGTTGGCTCCTGGATCTTGGTTTAGGCAATCAAGGGATGTTAGGCATTGTCATCTACTTTTAG